Proteins encoded by one window of Mustela erminea isolate mMusErm1 chromosome 5, mMusErm1.Pri, whole genome shotgun sequence:
- the LOC116590812 gene encoding LOW QUALITY PROTEIN: ribonuclease K3-like (The sequence of the model RefSeq protein was modified relative to this genomic sequence to represent the inferred CDS: deleted 1 base in 1 codon): MVVNNNFGLMASTTIIFSFSSLFLHRRMMLDLLGLFPLLLLLLGSWGPGLPPGAMAQLTRFQIFEIQHIRAGPVQCNNVMRAVNSLTQHCKPQNTFLHDTFQNVAATCLLPNRTCRNGQNNCHQSANRIGMTYCSHTGGTYPNCRYSTTPQNQFYTVACNPPQPGDPPYPLVPVHLD, translated from the exons ATGGTTGTGAATAATAATTTTGGTCTTATGGCTTCTACTAcaatcattttctccttttcttctctcttcctacaCAGAAGA ATGATGCTGGATCTTCTGGgactctttcctctcctcctgttGCTGTTGGGATCATGGGGGCCAGGGCTTCCCCCTGGTGCTATGGCTCAACTCACTaggtttcaaatatttgaaattcagCATATAAGAGCAGGTCCCGTACAATGCAACAATGTAATGCGTGCTGTTAATAGTCTTACTCAGCACTGTAAACCTCAAAACACCTTTCTGCATGACACCTTCCAGAACGTGGCTGCTACCTGTCTTTTGCCCAACAGGACCTGCAGGAATGGCCAGAATAACTGCCACCAGAGTGCAAATCGTATTGGCATGACTTACTGCAGTCACACTGGAGGGACATATCCCAACTGCCGCTACAGTACTACTCCCCAGAACCAGTTCTACACTGTTGCCTGTAACCCCCCTCAGCCGGGCGACCCTCCCTATCCTCTAGTTCCTGTGCACTTAGATTAA